From Actinopolyspora lacussalsi, a single genomic window includes:
- a CDS encoding hypothetical protein (product_source=Hypo-rule applied; superfamily=53213; transmembrane_helix_parts=Outside_1_26,TMhelix_27_49,Inside_50_69,TMhelix_70_92,Outside_93_240), producing the protein MTDTPSPLNPEPQPTGPTVVAEPSWTYPAVGVVFTVLGAGLGWGVRLLADWLVSLPWAPMRGPAELVNSLPEPWVTLGLVALGALGGITLALHAYHDSLTVTVAADRVALHRRGSTREWPGGTVDVACRDGKQLVLLDGDTAELAREEFDLKTDRLATAFRTHGYRWADEDPCADEFRRWVPDTPGMPTGADALLKARAKALRHGDSGEDARELRDELARIGVVVRDSDKKQYWRLSHGR; encoded by the coding sequence GTGACCGACACTCCTTCGCCGCTGAACCCCGAGCCACAACCCACCGGTCCCACCGTGGTGGCCGAACCGTCGTGGACGTACCCGGCGGTCGGAGTCGTGTTCACCGTGCTCGGGGCGGGGTTGGGTTGGGGCGTGCGGTTGCTCGCGGACTGGCTGGTGAGCCTGCCCTGGGCACCGATGCGAGGCCCGGCGGAACTGGTGAACTCGTTGCCCGAACCGTGGGTGACTCTCGGTCTCGTCGCACTCGGGGCGCTGGGCGGGATCACGCTCGCGTTGCACGCCTACCACGACAGTCTCACCGTGACGGTGGCCGCCGATCGGGTGGCGCTGCACCGACGGGGCAGCACCCGGGAATGGCCCGGCGGGACCGTGGACGTCGCTTGTCGCGACGGCAAACAGCTCGTGCTGCTGGACGGCGACACGGCGGAACTGGCGCGGGAGGAGTTCGACCTCAAAACCGACAGGCTGGCCACCGCTTTCCGCACTCACGGATACCGCTGGGCCGACGAGGACCCCTGTGCGGACGAGTTCCGCCGCTGGGTCCCCGACACTCCCGGCATGCCGACGGGCGCGGACGCACTGCTCAAGGCACGCGCGAAGGCCCTGCGTCACGGCGATTCCGGCGAGGACGCCCGCGAACTGCGGGACGAACTCGCCCGGATCGGCGTGGTGGTGCGGGACTCGGACAAGAAGCAGTACTGGCGACTGTCCCACGGCCGGTGA
- a CDS encoding hypothetical protein (product_source=Hypo-rule applied; cath_funfam=1.10.287.130; superfamily=47384): protein MRLERIRPTVLRMVLHAHELATLMTAARCVAEANPAEVPDSAREELRALLRDYDQQLRCLDTTVSDETDRSRSG, encoded by the coding sequence ATGCGTCTGGAACGGATTCGCCCGACGGTGCTGCGGATGGTGCTGCACGCACACGAACTGGCCACGCTGATGACGGCCGCGCGCTGTGTCGCGGAAGCGAATCCGGCGGAGGTGCCCGACTCGGCGCGGGAAGAGCTCCGTGCGCTGCTGCGTGACTACGACCAGCAGCTGCGGTGTCTCGACACGACGGTGTCAGACGAAACCGATCGGTCGCGATCCGGGTGA
- a CDS encoding AhpD family alkylhydroperoxidase (product_source=TIGR00778; cog=COG0599; pfam=PF02627; superfamily=69118; tigrfam=TIGR00778) — protein sequence MTTTTLTRTEVEADIRDTLGLVPTFFSRIPDELLAPEWEIFKRLELDQTLIPNKYKELIGVALHAETKCYYCTLFHTEAAKLFGASDEEIQEAVHYAKSSVGWSAYLNGIREDYDNFAAELARIGEYLGSRG from the coding sequence ATGACCACCACCACACTGACCCGGACCGAGGTGGAGGCCGACATCAGGGACACCCTCGGCCTGGTACCCACGTTCTTCTCCCGGATCCCGGACGAGCTGCTGGCACCGGAGTGGGAGATCTTCAAGCGCCTGGAACTCGACCAGACGTTGATTCCCAACAAGTACAAGGAACTGATCGGGGTAGCGCTGCACGCCGAGACCAAGTGCTACTACTGCACCCTGTTCCACACCGAGGCGGCGAAACTCTTCGGCGCCAGTGACGAGGAGATCCAGGAGGCGGTGCACTACGCCAAGAGCAGCGTGGGCTGGAGCGCCTACCTGAACGGTATTCGGGAGGACTACGACAACTTCGCAGCGGAACTGGCCCGTATCGGCGAGTACCTCGGTTCTCGGGGTTGA
- a CDS encoding NADH dehydrogenase (product_source=KO:K03885; cath_funfam=3.50.50.60; cog=COG1252; ko=KO:K03885; pfam=PF07992; superfamily=51905), with product MIVGGGFAGYHAAEQLAKNTGPDETEIILVNPTDYFLYLPLLPEVASGILDPRAITVSLAGTLPTVRLVLGEVDRIDPEARYLTYTDPEDNTGSVNFDRLILAAGSVNKLLPIPGLATHGHGFRGVPEALYFRDHVTRQIELAAATNDQAERDARCTFVVVGAGYTGTEIAAQGPDFTRILAERHPELRDQEIRWKLLDVAPRVLPGLDRRLSSTATDVLRKRGVELLTETSISEATENGVTLDSGQQVATRSLIWCVGVRPDPLVQSLGLETTEGRLTVDETLTVPGYPHIFACGDAAGVPDRANPGRLTAMTAQHATRQGKLAGSNVLASLRGERLNGYHHRDLGFVVDLGAREAAANPLRIPLSGFTAKAVTRGYHLMAMPTNRLRVAIDWLLEATTKRQCVQLGMVRSGTVPLDTSSPELPNLRGEQEAQSSVRT from the coding sequence GTGATCGTCGGGGGCGGATTCGCCGGTTACCACGCGGCCGAACAGCTCGCCAAGAACACCGGCCCGGACGAAACCGAGATCATCCTCGTCAACCCCACCGACTACTTTCTGTACTTGCCGCTGCTGCCCGAGGTCGCCTCCGGGATCCTCGACCCGCGCGCGATCACGGTTTCGCTGGCGGGCACACTGCCCACCGTTCGGCTGGTACTGGGCGAGGTGGACCGGATCGACCCGGAAGCCCGGTACCTCACCTACACCGATCCCGAGGACAACACGGGGTCGGTGAACTTCGACAGGTTGATCCTGGCCGCGGGCAGCGTCAACAAGCTTCTGCCGATCCCCGGGCTGGCCACGCACGGACACGGCTTCCGAGGAGTACCCGAAGCACTGTACTTCCGGGATCACGTCACCAGGCAGATCGAGCTCGCGGCCGCCACCAACGACCAGGCCGAGCGGGACGCCCGCTGCACGTTCGTGGTGGTCGGAGCCGGCTACACCGGAACCGAGATCGCGGCGCAGGGCCCCGATTTCACCCGCATCCTTGCGGAACGCCACCCGGAGCTGCGCGACCAGGAGATTCGGTGGAAGCTGCTCGACGTGGCTCCCCGGGTACTTCCCGGGCTCGATCGGCGGCTGTCCAGCACCGCCACCGACGTACTCCGGAAACGGGGGGTGGAGCTGCTTACCGAAACCTCGATCAGCGAAGCCACCGAGAACGGTGTCACCCTCGACAGCGGCCAACAGGTGGCGACGCGGTCACTGATCTGGTGCGTCGGTGTCCGTCCCGACCCACTGGTGCAGTCGCTGGGCCTGGAGACCACGGAAGGCAGGCTCACGGTCGACGAGACGCTGACGGTACCCGGGTATCCGCACATCTTCGCCTGCGGCGACGCCGCGGGGGTTCCCGACCGCGCCAACCCCGGCCGGCTCACGGCCATGACCGCCCAGCACGCCACGCGGCAGGGCAAGCTGGCGGGCAGCAACGTGCTCGCCTCGCTGCGGGGTGAACGGCTCAACGGCTACCACCACCGCGACCTCGGGTTCGTCGTGGACCTCGGGGCACGCGAGGCAGCCGCCAATCCGCTGCGCATCCCACTTTCCGGGTTCACTGCCAAGGCGGTCACCAGGGGTTATCACCTCATGGCGATGCCGACGAACCGGCTGCGGGTGGCCATCGACTGGCTGCTGGAGGCCACCACCAAACGGCAGTGCGTGCAGCTGGGCATGGTCCGTTCCGGCACGGTTCCCCTGGACACCTCCTCACCCGAGCTGCCGAACCTGCGTGGCGAGCAGGAGGCACAGAGTTCGGTCCGTACCTGA
- a CDS encoding hypothetical protein (product_source=Hypo-rule applied; cath_funfam=3.40.830.10; superfamily=53213), producing MLVAAGVLPHPPVLVPGVAGQRAADLDGMRANCDLAVTRLFDSDPDLVVVLGGDDRTACHGSDVTGTLAPYGLDKTFGDGSARLPLSLTIGRWLLESHIDRAAREFQSVAWNSTPSECLRLGERIADRAARVALLVLGDGSACRTERSPGFLDPDAVAYDDHVAEALRCGDTTALAALRPKTAERLLVGGRPAWQVLAGAASERSPIGELLDYSAPYGVGYFVATWLFDSAFPRSGHPEREQAETLAE from the coding sequence ATGCTGGTAGCGGCCGGAGTATTACCCCACCCCCCGGTGCTGGTTCCCGGGGTGGCCGGGCAGCGGGCGGCGGATCTCGACGGGATGCGAGCCAACTGCGATCTGGCTGTCACCCGGCTGTTCGACAGCGACCCCGATCTGGTCGTGGTGCTCGGCGGGGACGATCGCACCGCGTGCCACGGCTCGGACGTCACGGGCACGCTGGCCCCGTACGGACTGGACAAGACCTTCGGCGACGGAAGTGCTCGACTGCCGTTGTCGCTGACGATCGGACGCTGGCTGCTCGAGTCGCACATCGACCGGGCAGCCCGCGAGTTCCAGTCGGTTGCCTGGAACTCCACCCCGAGCGAGTGTCTCCGGCTGGGGGAACGGATCGCCGACCGTGCCGCACGGGTGGCACTGCTAGTGCTGGGGGACGGTTCGGCGTGTCGCACGGAACGCTCGCCGGGGTTTCTGGATCCGGACGCCGTCGCCTACGACGACCACGTGGCCGAGGCGTTGCGCTGCGGGGACACCACCGCGCTCGCCGCGTTGCGGCCGAAGACCGCCGAGCGGTTGCTGGTGGGCGGACGCCCGGCCTGGCAGGTGCTCGCCGGGGCCGCTTCCGAACGCTCACCGATCGGTGAGCTGCTGGACTACAGCGCGCCCTACGGAGTCGGGTACTTCGTCGCCACTTGGCTGTTCGACAGCGCTTTCCCACGTTCGGGCCATCCGGAGCGGGAGCAGGCGGAAACCCTCGCCGAGTGA
- a CDS encoding glucosyl-3-phosphoglycerate synthase (product_source=KO:K13693; cath_funfam=3.90.550.10; cog=COG0463; ko=KO:K13693; pfam=PF00535; superfamily=53448), producing the protein MTPEAERWFAARSWQDPSWSVEELTRLKGARRVSVVLPALNEQETIAPIIAELLPLAEPDGRGEALVDEIVVLDSGSTDHTREFALRAGARVVAREDVLPEFEPRTGKGEVLWRSLAAVSGDLLVFLDSDLVDFDARFVPALLGPLLTGDEPVLVKGFYRRPLRLPREGVRQAEGGGRVTELLARPVLSAVRPDLAGVVQPLGGEYAARREFLESVPFAPGYGVETGLLIDAYDRHGLAGLAQVNLGVRKHRNRGLLQLGVMSRQILATALSRTEGDSFPEGVLDDSRDEVSCPQEVSYTQFVQSDSEWVPHDQPIPTAERPPLRSLRRNST; encoded by the coding sequence ATGACACCCGAGGCCGAGCGGTGGTTCGCCGCTCGTAGCTGGCAGGACCCGTCCTGGTCGGTCGAGGAACTGACACGACTGAAAGGCGCTCGTCGGGTCAGTGTCGTGCTGCCCGCGCTGAACGAGCAGGAGACGATCGCTCCCATCATCGCCGAGCTCCTGCCGCTGGCGGAACCGGACGGGAGGGGAGAAGCCCTGGTCGACGAGATCGTGGTGCTCGACTCCGGTTCCACGGATCACACCCGCGAGTTCGCCCTGCGTGCCGGCGCACGTGTGGTGGCCCGCGAGGACGTGCTGCCCGAGTTCGAGCCACGAACAGGCAAGGGTGAGGTGCTGTGGCGCTCGTTGGCTGCCGTTTCCGGCGATCTCCTCGTGTTCCTCGACTCGGACCTGGTCGATTTCGACGCCCGGTTCGTTCCGGCATTGCTCGGTCCCCTGCTCACCGGTGACGAGCCGGTACTGGTCAAGGGTTTCTACCGGCGACCGTTGCGGTTGCCGCGGGAAGGTGTGCGGCAGGCCGAGGGAGGCGGGCGCGTCACCGAGCTGCTGGCTCGCCCCGTGCTTTCCGCTGTGCGCCCCGACCTGGCGGGCGTGGTTCAGCCCCTGGGCGGCGAGTACGCGGCCCGCCGCGAGTTTCTGGAGTCCGTCCCCTTCGCCCCGGGCTACGGTGTGGAGACGGGACTGCTCATCGACGCCTACGATCGCCACGGCCTCGCCGGACTGGCCCAGGTCAATCTCGGAGTGCGCAAGCACCGCAATCGAGGACTGCTACAGCTCGGGGTGATGTCCCGGCAGATTCTGGCCACCGCCCTGTCCCGCACGGAGGGGGACTCCTTCCCGGAAGGAGTTCTCGACGATTCGCGCGATGAGGTCTCCTGTCCCCAGGAGGTTTCCTACACCCAGTTCGTCCAGTCCGACTCGGAGTGGGTGCCGCACGATCAGCCGATTCCGACGGCGGAGCGTCCACCGCTGCGTAGCCTGCGGCGGAACTCGACGTGA
- a CDS encoding dihydropteroate synthase (product_source=KO:K00796; cath_funfam=3.20.20.20; cog=COG0294; ko=KO:K00796; pfam=PF00809; superfamily=51717; tigrfam=TIGR01496): MRTTVRFRGRDLGAQRPLVMAIVNRTPDSFYDRGRTFEFDAALSAVDEAVADGADIVDIGGVKAGPGTLVDVDEEIERTAPFVTEVRRHFPDLVISVDTWRHEVGRAVCARGADLLNDTWAGADPKLVEVAAEFRAGYVCSHTGGAVPRTRPHRVRYEDVVRSVVDETTRQAERAAEIGVPEDGILIDPTHDFGKNTRHSLALLRHTDQLVATGWPVLMALSNKDFVGETLGTELSERVTGTLAATALAARDGATAFRVHEVRQTRQVLDMVAGIAGEREPASTVRGLA; this comes from the coding sequence ATGCGGACGACCGTGCGCTTCCGGGGACGTGACCTCGGTGCTCAGCGGCCACTGGTGATGGCGATCGTGAATCGCACACCGGACTCCTTCTACGACAGGGGCAGGACCTTCGAGTTCGACGCCGCGTTGTCCGCCGTCGACGAAGCCGTGGCCGACGGTGCCGACATCGTCGACATCGGCGGCGTGAAAGCCGGCCCCGGGACTCTCGTAGATGTGGACGAGGAGATCGAGCGTACCGCTCCGTTCGTGACGGAGGTGCGGCGGCACTTCCCCGACCTGGTGATCAGCGTGGACACCTGGAGACACGAGGTGGGGCGTGCGGTGTGCGCGCGGGGAGCCGACCTGCTCAACGACACCTGGGCCGGGGCCGATCCCAAGCTGGTCGAGGTCGCGGCCGAGTTCCGGGCGGGTTATGTGTGTTCGCACACCGGCGGTGCCGTGCCGCGCACCCGTCCGCACCGCGTGCGCTACGAGGACGTGGTGCGTTCCGTGGTGGACGAGACCACGCGGCAGGCGGAACGCGCCGCCGAGATCGGTGTTCCCGAGGACGGCATCCTCATCGATCCGACCCACGATTTCGGCAAGAACACCAGGCACAGTCTGGCTCTGCTGCGGCACACCGATCAACTGGTGGCAACCGGATGGCCGGTGCTGATGGCACTTTCGAACAAGGATTTCGTCGGTGAGACGCTCGGCACCGAGCTGTCCGAGCGTGTGACGGGCACGCTGGCGGCCACCGCGCTGGCCGCCCGTGACGGAGCAACCGCGTTCCGGGTACACGAAGTACGGCAGACGCGCCAGGTACTGGATATGGTCGCGGGCATCGCAGGGGAGCGAGAACCCGCCTCGACCGTGCGCGGCCTGGCCTGA
- a CDS encoding 5-amino-6-(5-phosphoribosylamino)uracil reductase (product_source=KO:K00082; cath_funfam=3.40.430.10; cog=COG1985; ko=KO:K00082; pfam=PF01872; superfamily=53597): MNGTDVPMKGASMFVRDVERSRDLEVEELASSYAYPESLTHPWTRVNFVTSVDGASSVEGRSGGLGHPADGVVFELVRDLADVVLVGAGTAVAEGYSGVSRTAERVRRRRALGRSDVPPLAVVTRGALPPDAGVLTDTEVPTVVVTCATAGRERIQAYRAAGAEVLVAGEWEVDLSWTVAEFGRRGWCHVVCEGGPGLFGGMVRNGLVDEVCLTVSPMLAGSGAGRIVSDLAEDTHRRLRLCSVVRAEDALLLRYYTQQAVRRLDEVC; the protein is encoded by the coding sequence GTGAACGGCACGGACGTGCCGATGAAAGGGGCCTCGATGTTCGTGCGGGACGTGGAACGCAGTCGCGACCTCGAAGTCGAGGAACTCGCTTCGAGCTATGCCTATCCCGAGTCGTTGACTCACCCGTGGACGAGGGTCAATTTCGTGACCAGCGTCGACGGTGCTTCCAGTGTCGAGGGGCGCAGTGGCGGACTGGGGCATCCCGCCGACGGGGTCGTCTTCGAACTGGTGCGGGACCTCGCCGATGTGGTGCTCGTCGGTGCCGGTACCGCGGTGGCGGAGGGCTACAGCGGTGTATCCCGAACCGCAGAACGTGTGCGACGTCGCCGTGCGCTGGGACGTTCCGATGTGCCACCGCTCGCCGTGGTCACTCGCGGAGCTCTGCCTCCGGACGCCGGGGTGCTCACCGACACCGAGGTGCCAACCGTGGTGGTCACCTGTGCCACGGCGGGCAGGGAACGCATCCAGGCTTACCGCGCGGCGGGTGCCGAGGTGCTCGTGGCAGGCGAGTGGGAAGTGGACCTGTCGTGGACCGTCGCCGAGTTCGGCAGGCGCGGCTGGTGCCACGTCGTCTGTGAGGGCGGACCCGGGCTTTTCGGCGGAATGGTCCGCAACGGTCTCGTCGACGAGGTGTGCCTGACCGTTTCTCCCATGCTGGCGGGCTCCGGTGCGGGGCGCATCGTCAGCGACCTCGCGGAGGACACCCACAGGCGACTCCGGCTGTGCTCGGTCGTGCGCGCCGAGGACGCACTGTTGCTGCGGTACTACACCCAACAGGCGGTCCGCAGACTGGACGAGGTGTGTTGA
- a CDS encoding hypothetical protein (product_source=Hypo-rule applied; cleavage_site_network=SignalP-noTM; superfamily=50203) codes for MTITTKTLSALSLAALTLTAPAAVQAAEQTAERPPSPQRGVTALMSVHNESYSAKYLNINNVKCLYDDGEQGSNVSIFEGWYGVNERFPESGPGQYIEKKLSGKCAKSSASFKVNFAKVGWVKIKTSETKGYHVVKNTNKKRIDVDITPYSGYPHYTQRIEVSVD; via the coding sequence GTGACCATCACCACCAAGACTCTGAGTGCGTTGAGTCTGGCCGCGCTGACGCTGACCGCTCCGGCCGCCGTGCAGGCCGCCGAACAGACCGCCGAGCGGCCGCCCTCCCCGCAACGGGGAGTCACCGCGCTGATGAGCGTTCACAACGAGAGCTACAGCGCCAAGTACCTCAACATCAACAACGTCAAGTGCCTCTACGACGACGGAGAGCAGGGCTCCAACGTCAGCATTTTCGAGGGCTGGTACGGAGTCAACGAACGCTTCCCGGAGTCCGGGCCGGGCCAGTACATCGAGAAGAAGCTCAGCGGCAAGTGCGCCAAGAGCTCCGCTTCGTTCAAGGTGAACTTCGCCAAGGTGGGCTGGGTGAAGATCAAGACCAGCGAGACAAAGGGTTACCACGTGGTCAAGAACACCAACAAGAAGCGCATTGATGTCGACATCACCCCCTACAGCGGTTACCCGCACTACACGCAGCGGATCGAGGTCTCGGTCGACTGA
- a CDS encoding hypothetical protein (product_source=Hypo-rule applied), producing MGSARWIDRLESPGANLAEWIGRSCSMFVGGFRVLPHEPFSFLLGSTKNFADLPCFGLV from the coding sequence GTGGGCTCCGCTCGGTGGATCGACCGGCTCGAGTCCCCGGGTGCGAACCTGGCCGAGTGGATAGGCCGCTCCTGCTCGATGTTCGTCGGAGGTTTCCGCGTTTTGCCGCACGAACCGTTTTCATTCCTGCTCGGAAGCACGAAAAATTTTGCCGATTTGCCGTGTTTCGGTTTGGTGTAG
- a CDS encoding ribosome-associated protein (product_source=KO:K14761; cath_funfam=3.10.290.10; cog=COG2501; ko=KO:K14761; pfam=PF13275; smart=SM00363; superfamily=55174): MEHVEIGEGTIRLGQLLKLAGLVEHGGEAKSLIQDGEVLVNDEPETRRGRQLSPGDEVSVGGETVRVTSA, from the coding sequence ATGGAGCACGTGGAGATCGGCGAGGGCACCATCCGGCTCGGGCAGCTGCTGAAGCTGGCTGGGTTGGTCGAGCACGGCGGCGAGGCGAAAAGCCTGATCCAGGACGGCGAGGTGCTGGTCAACGACGAGCCGGAGACACGACGTGGGCGGCAGTTGTCACCGGGTGACGAGGTCAGTGTCGGAGGGGAGACGGTGCGGGTCACCTCGGCCTGA
- a CDS encoding putative FMN-dependent luciferase-like monooxygenase (product_source=TIGR04036; cath_funfam=3.20.20.30; cog=COG2141; pfam=PF00296; superfamily=51679; tigrfam=TIGR04036) gives MQFGVFTVGDVTPDPTTNRTPTEHERIKAMVTIARKAEEVGLDVFATGEHHNPPFVPSSPTTMLGYVAARTERLILSTSTTLITTDDPVKIAEDFAMLQHLADGRVDLMLGRGNQAQVYPWFGQDIRQGLPLAIENYHLLHRLWHEEVVDWQGEFRTPLQGFTATPRPLDDLPPFVWHGSIRSPEIAEQAAYYGNGFFHNHIFWPPEHTKQMVELYRQRFEHYGHGSADQAIVGLGGQVFMRRNSQDAVAEFRPYFDEAPVYGGGPSLEEFTSRTPLTVGSPQQVIDRTLSFRDYVGDYQRQLFLIDHAGLPLKTVLEQLDMLGEEVIPVLRKEFDALKPSHVPEAPTHESRLRARSGETVH, from the coding sequence ATGCAGTTCGGAGTCTTCACCGTCGGCGACGTCACGCCGGACCCGACCACGAACCGAACGCCCACCGAGCACGAACGGATCAAGGCGATGGTGACCATCGCCCGCAAGGCCGAGGAGGTCGGGCTGGACGTGTTCGCCACCGGTGAGCACCACAACCCACCGTTCGTGCCCTCCTCCCCCACGACCATGCTGGGATATGTCGCGGCACGGACCGAACGGCTGATCCTCTCGACCTCGACGACGCTGATCACCACGGATGATCCGGTCAAGATCGCCGAGGACTTCGCCATGCTGCAACACCTGGCCGACGGCCGGGTGGATCTCATGCTGGGGCGGGGCAATCAGGCACAGGTGTATCCGTGGTTCGGGCAGGACATCCGCCAGGGACTCCCGCTGGCGATCGAGAACTACCACCTGCTGCACCGGTTGTGGCACGAGGAGGTGGTGGACTGGCAGGGCGAGTTCCGCACCCCGCTGCAGGGTTTCACCGCCACGCCTCGACCGCTGGACGATCTGCCGCCCTTCGTGTGGCACGGTTCCATCCGCAGCCCCGAGATCGCCGAGCAGGCCGCGTACTACGGCAACGGTTTCTTCCACAACCACATCTTCTGGCCACCGGAGCACACCAAGCAGATGGTCGAGCTGTACCGGCAACGGTTCGAGCACTACGGGCACGGCTCGGCCGACCAGGCGATCGTGGGGCTCGGCGGCCAGGTGTTCATGCGCCGCAACTCCCAGGACGCGGTGGCCGAGTTCCGGCCCTACTTCGACGAGGCCCCGGTCTACGGCGGCGGGCCTTCGCTGGAGGAGTTCACGTCGCGGACTCCGCTGACCGTCGGCAGTCCGCAACAGGTCATCGACCGAACCCTGTCCTTCCGGGACTACGTCGGTGACTACCAGCGTCAACTGTTCCTCATCGACCACGCGGGGCTGCCGCTCAAGACCGTGCTGGAGCAGTTGGACATGCTCGGTGAAGAAGTGATCCCGGTACTGCGTAAGGAGTTCGACGCGCTCAAGCCCTCACACGTACCCGAGGCACCCACGCACGAGTCCAGGCTGCGTGCGCGGAGCGGCGAGACGGTGCACTGA
- a CDS encoding hypothetical protein (product_source=Hypo-rule applied; pfam=PF07366; superfamily=54427) translates to MTHAETHLKMHQLFNERRFDDMDAYVGEQYAYIDHARGITMHSLDEFKDWMREWSTAFSDARVLGESFVEGEYVSVAYFHGRGENDGPMGSLPATRRQMDIPFCETLRYDQQGRVIGGEVYYDQLSILTQLGHIESSKLTGAS, encoded by the coding sequence ATGACACACGCCGAGACGCACCTGAAGATGCACCAACTGTTCAACGAGCGTCGGTTCGACGACATGGACGCCTACGTCGGTGAGCAGTACGCCTATATCGACCACGCTCGGGGAATCACCATGCACTCGCTCGACGAGTTCAAGGACTGGATGAGGGAGTGGTCCACCGCCTTCTCCGACGCTCGTGTGCTCGGTGAGTCGTTCGTCGAGGGCGAGTACGTCTCCGTGGCCTACTTCCACGGCCGTGGTGAGAACGACGGCCCGATGGGGTCACTGCCCGCGACGCGACGGCAGATGGACATTCCCTTCTGCGAGACGCTGCGCTACGACCAGCAGGGCAGGGTCATCGGCGGCGAGGTCTACTACGACCAGCTGAGCATTCTCACCCAGCTGGGACACATCGAGAGTTCGAAACTGACCGGAGCCTCCTGA
- a CDS encoding DNA-binding transcriptional regulator YhcF (GntR family) (product_source=COG1725; cath_funfam=1.10.10.10; cog=COG1725; pfam=PF00392; smart=SM00345; superfamily=46785): MDDGRPLFLQIAEQIEGSIIDGSLPEETRVPSTNELAAFHRINPATAANGINQLVSDGVLYKRRGIGMFVAGGAREQLLERRRQDFGQKFIAPLLGEAQKLGMDAEDLKKMIDAWREEA; the protein is encoded by the coding sequence ATGGACGACGGTCGCCCGCTGTTCCTCCAGATAGCGGAGCAGATCGAGGGCTCGATCATCGACGGCTCACTGCCCGAGGAAACACGGGTTCCCTCCACCAACGAACTCGCCGCGTTCCACCGGATCAACCCAGCGACCGCGGCGAACGGGATCAACCAGTTGGTCAGTGACGGGGTGCTCTACAAGCGAAGGGGGATCGGAATGTTCGTGGCCGGCGGGGCACGCGAGCAGTTGCTGGAACGACGCAGGCAGGACTTCGGACAGAAGTTCATCGCGCCGCTGCTCGGCGAGGCACAGAAGCTGGGGATGGACGCCGAGGATCTGAAGAAGATGATCGACGCCTGGAGGGAAGAGGCATGA